In Helicoverpa armigera isolate CAAS_96S chromosome 20, ASM3070526v1, whole genome shotgun sequence, one DNA window encodes the following:
- the LOC110373421 gene encoding mediator of RNA polymerase II transcription subunit 6 — MMPGRIGNLPIANENPLGLSWHDSAWIPLLSPSNIMDYFSERSNPFFDRTCNNEIVKMQRLSMDQLQNMTGLEYILLHVQDPILYVIRKQHRHSPTQAIPLADYYIIAGIVYQAPDLASVLNSRLLSAVHHLQCSFEETMSYSKYHPSKGYWWDFKATKPGLSPYNSGQSSSKDVSSTPKEEPSTLFQRQRVDMLLAELVRQFPLPVTQAPSQANGVTVKTENSIDKNGDKATDGNVNNITIKQEPADPSSSDMINGGLQGHTEIKTEIKQENMKPPPEKKPRI, encoded by the exons ATGATGCCTGGCAGGATTGGCAATCTACCAATAGCTAACGAAAACCCTTTGGGTCTTTCATGGCACGACTCTGCATGGATACCTTTGCTTAGTCCATCTAATATTATGGACTATTTTTCAGAAAGATCAAATCCATTTTTTGATCGTACTTGcaataatgaaattgtaaagATGCAGCGTCTCAGCATGGATCAACTCCA AAATATGACAGGACTGGAATACATATTGTTGCATGTGCAAGATCCAATCCTGTATGTTATCCGCAAGCAACATAGACATAGTCCAACACAAGCAATACCTCTGGCTGATTATTACATTATTGCTGGCATTGTCTACCAGGCACCTGACCTCGCTAGTGTTCTCAATTCTAGGCTG CTGTCTGCTGTCCACCACCTGCAGTGTTCCTTTGAAGAAACAATGTCATACTCAAAATATCACCCTAGTAAAGGTTACTGGTGGGATTTCAAAGCCACTAAACCAG GTCTAAGTCCATACAACAGTGGTCAGTCCTCATCAAAAGATGTGAGCAGTACACCAAAGGAGGAACCATCCACTTTGTTCCAGCGCCAGAGGGTGGATATGTTGCTCGCTGAGCTAGTCCGCCAGTTCCCTCTGCCTGTCACCCAGGCACCCAGCCAA gcAAATGGTGTAACAGTAAAGACAGAAAATTCTATTGACAAAAATGGTGATAAAGCCACAGATGGCAatgtaaataacataacaatCAAACAAGAACCTGCAGATCCAAGCAGCTCAGACATGATAAATGGAGGTTTACAAGGACATACTGAGATcaaaactgaaattaaacaagaaaatatgaAGCCACCTCCAGAAAAAAAGCCTAGAATATGA